The genomic interval gacacaaaaagctgggagtaactcagcatctctgggtgacattttgggtcgagacccttcttcaaactggttagggatGTGTTGTGTACCGTTGCACATGGTGTTGACGTCATACCAATCAACAATAACAGATAAAACCGGGAACATATTTTTGTGGTGGCATTGACATAGAAAGTCttccaacacggtggcgcagcggtagagttgctgccttacagcgaatacagcggcggagactcaggttcgatcctgactacgggcgccgtctgtacggagtttgtacgttctccccgtgacctgcgtgggttttctccgagatcttcggtttcctcccacactccaaagacgtacaggtttgtaggttaattgactgggtaatgtgtaaaaattgtccttagtgtgtgtaggatagtgttaatgtgcggggatcgctgggctcggtgggccgaagggcctgtttccgcgctgtatctctaaatctaaaaatcagtgCTCCTGATTTAGAGGAGCTAGGATGGTGCCCAAACTGGCCATTAGGTGATGGTCTGACCACAGGGTTTAAGGAAGGCCTCAgggagggttccgacccgaaacatcacctgttccttttctccagagatgctgcctgacctgctgagttactccagcattttgagtctatcttgccTACTCAAACAGACAAGTTTCAAGCAGGATTTTGTGGATGGCGAGAAGCTCACACGGCAAACTTAGTAGTCACAGAATATAAACGTTTGTATAGGGAGACATGAAACGTGCACACATAAATATACGGTGAGCCCGAATCATTTGAGTGTGGGGcaagtgacccgaaacatcacccattccttctctccagagatgctgcctgtcccgctgagttactccagctttttgtgtccagttGGTTTACATGCCTCTTCCCGCTGATTGATCTAGAAGGAGAAATGCGCACAGATGAACAAATCCCTAAAACAAGTGTGCAAAGCCTTTCAGGTGGCTGAGAAGAATTGCCATCAGTTCTCGTAGAACATCATAAAACGATTGAGATTTTGTGTGTCCTAAAATAGAAATGTTTTCCTCGTATTGATCATTATGTAGATGCATTTCTATAAAGCTGTCTTCACAGAATTCCTTTCGTGTTTACATCCACGTGATAACATTGGTCTCTGCATCAGATCGATGTGGATGCAGAGTTCATGGACCTGAGCAAATTCTCTCGTCTCGCACATCAATGCAGAATCAGCGTTACTTTGTTTCAAACAAGGAATTAAACCAAGctcttgggtaaatgtaaagattcctGAGATAGTTTGAATGAAGATCAGTGGGGTTTCCCTCTTGTTCTGAACAATATTTGATTTGCAATCAACATCCTTGAaattaatctccactttattaCCTCACTGATGGGTGGTTATGAGATATTAATGCTCATCCATTGTTATAAATCACCAGAACAAAACACTTCTGTGAACTTGTATACATCATCTTTTATTCGGAGGTATTGTGTCTTAAAATTTTGATCCTGGTAGGATTTGTAGATGGATGATAGCATAAAGAACTGTGCCTTTCCAAGAAACTTACTGAACTGTGCCTTTCCAAGAAACTTACTGCACTGTGGCATATTAATTGCATATATGATAACCTGTTCTAAAGAAATGCTTTTGTAACACTCAGTGGGCCATTGCTTGTTGAAGGAGGAAAGGAAAGTGCACAAATTGTGTTTAGTCTGGAGGAATACTGTAACCTGGTGACCCTGTGAATTTGGGTTGCGTCCAGCATTGTTTGGAACAGCTCAGCCCAAGACCGTGAGAAATTTCagatttgtggacgcagcccagaccatcacacaaaccaacctccctttcattgactccatctacatttcgtgctgcctcggcaaggccagtggcataatcaaggacatctcacaccagtcactccctcttctcccctctcccatcaggcaagaggtacagaagtgtgaaaaggcacacctccagattcagggacagtttcttgacagcatttatcaggcaactgaaccgtcctgtcAGCAACTAGAtagtggtcctgatctcccatctacctcattggggaccctcggtcTCTCCTTAATTGGATATTTCTGAACTTTATctgtcactaaacgttattccctttatcctgtatctctacactgtgggcagcttgattgtaatcatgtataatctttccactgactggattgcacgcaacaaaaagattttcactgtatcacagTACACAGGACAAATAAAGTAAACGAAACTACATGTCATGCCTATATCAGAGGCACTTGCTCATACATGAATGTAGATATATAAGGGCTCAGTGAGAATACTCTGGGCATCTGAAACTCCTTTCAAGGTATGTTGGATGTTCAAGTCTCACAGGACTAACATTAATCCAGAACTGTTGTCCATCTACGGGTTGTTCCTGAAACAAATCTCATGCAAATAATCTGCAAATTATCCAGTTGTACAAAATCACGACATTCACAATAATACTGAAAATCAAGgggctgcagatgccagaaatcggaaataaaaacagaaaaatattcAAATATATATGCCAGGTAGCTGTGGAGAGGGaaaaacataaaaaaataatttagattACAGACCCTTTACCTGAATTTTCAATGAAGGTTCTGACAGCGAGATATCAAACTGAAACATTAGCTGTTTTTCCtcccgcggatgctgcctgacctgctgagtttttcctgcAATTTCTGCTTCAATTCTCTGTGATATCCCATGCTGGTTCAGTCTTTATTGGGAATCAGGAGGGATTCAGTCTGTGTGAAAGTTCAGGAAGCATGGATTGTGTGTATAAAGAAAGGTTGCTGGAAAtacccagtaggtcaggcagcatcttggagagagagtgagagagagagttaacatttcagattgatgactTTACTTCAGTACTGATAAATTGAGGTAATGTTTGAAGTTGCATAGCAGGGGAAGAGGTAGAGTGAGCCAAGGGAACTTGCGTGAAGAATAAATAAGTATGTTTTCACTTTGTGTTTGCAGCAGTTTGCAGGATGGTTCAGCTTATCTTTGTTAACGTTATTGGATGATCAACATGTTTTTAAATGGGCTTGATAGAGCTGCTACCACACCAATCCACACTGAACAGcttccctctcaaaataaatggtgCCGAGACTTGACTGGTCTCACGTCTATATTGTTTGAAAAAGGCAGTTTTGCAGGGGCACGCACATGAATTTAATCTGAACAATTTGGGAGGAGCAGATGCATATTATACACACAGGCGCTGATATTTATTACAGTAATTGAgtcacacggcatggaaacaggcccttcggcccaactcatgcaTGCTGACCCAGATACCgcatctaagctagacccattttCCCAAACATTCCTACCTATTCTCTGCAAttacttgtggtcttggatggagctgttcccaaaccgtgctgtgatagaccacaggaaaaaaaacctgcaggtgctggtttaaatcgaaggtagatacaaaatgctggagtaactcagcaggtcaggcagcatctctggagagaaggaatgggtgacgtttcgggtcgagacccttcttcaagctgaagtctggggagggggcgggacttgtCTTTAGTGTTTGGTAactgtgttgtgtaatgaaccggatgtCTCTGGATATGGCCACGGAGATTTCATGATATGCCCTTTGACCTCTAACCACCTGTGAAACAATCATTTCCCCATCTCTGGTAATAGTAGACACTGCTGTGTTTAAGAAGTGGAAACATCTGTACAGTTTGGTTAGGCAGTGTGATCCCTGAACATGGGAGGATAATCCCAGATTTGCTAATCCTCCTCCCACGCTCTCTCTCATAACAGATGCCCGTAAGGAATAGTGATTTAGTGGTGGATTTTCATTTAGAAGTGTAGCATTTAGGGTTCTGAAGAGGATCCACAGTAGTCCAGCCATTGTGGATGGAATACTGGGGCTAGGGTGAGCAGAGTGGAACTGGAGAAAAGGTAGGTGGCACGGGTCAGACAGGTGTGCACCAAGTGTGAGCAGGAGAGTGTTTCATTCCCATAGGTACCGACAAGGAAGCAATCAatccttacatgcagcagcataacaggcctgtaaacacgatactcatagataacatagcaAACTAAAAAAAgtccaatactagtgcaaaaaacccCAATGTCCTCAGTACATCCAGAGACAGTCTACATGTGGAAacgagaaactgcaaatgctggtttagcaagtctggagaacatggatgagtgaaGTTAAGAGTCAGAAGCCTTCTGATCAGTCTGACCCAAGAAAGGTCTCGAACTGAGGTTCGTGAGGTTTGCGTTGTGCATTGTTggagagcctgatagttgctgggaagaagcagttcgtgaacctgatggtcacgttttttgaggctcctgtaccttcttccatagtcatagagtgatacagtgtggaaacgggcccttcggcccaacttgccaacactgcccaacaatgtcccagctacactagtcccacttgcctgcgcttggtccatatccctccaaatctgtcctatccatgtttctgtctaactgtttcttaaacgatgggatagtcccagcctcaactacctcctctggcagcttgttccatacacccaccaccctttgtgtgaaaacgttacccctcttttccccttcaccttgaacctatgtcctctggtcctcgattccccttctgtggacaagagactctgtgcatctacccactctattcctctcatgattttgtacacctcaaaaagatcactgctcatcctcctgtgctcaatggaatagagacccagcctactcaaccgctccctatagctcacaccctctactcctggcatcatcctcgtaaatcttttctgaaccctttcaagcttgacaatatctttcctaatacatggtgcccagaactgaacacaaaattctagatgcggtctcaccaacatcttatacaattgcaacatgacctcccaacttctatactcaatactgatgaaggccaaagtgccaaaaaccttatctacctgcgactcgaccttcaaggaaccatgcacatgtactcctagatccctctgctctacaacactacccagaggcctaccatatactgtgtaggtcctgcccttgttcgatgccttaaaatccaacacctcgcacttctctgtattaaattccatcaaccattcctccgcccacctggccgatggatccagatcctgctgcaatctttcacaaccaacttcactatctgcaaaaccactcgctTTTGTATCATCAATGCCAGGAGTGGGATGAGAGCCTGGTGTGGGTCTTTAGGAggattctgaagaaggtcccgagccgaaacttcccctgtccatgttctccagagatgctgagttactccagcacttttcgatttattcacaaaatgctggagtaactcagcaggtcaggcagcatcttgggagagaaggaatgggtgacgtttcgggtcgagacccttcttcagtctgaagaagggtctcgacccgaaacgtcacccattccttctcacccgagatgctgcctgacctgctgagttactccagcattttgtgaataaagaccttcgatttgtaccagcatctgcagttatcttcttatactccagcactttgttggtgTGCGGGTCTTTGAAGGTGGTGGCTGGGTGGGGCAGGGAGGGGCTGGGTGGGGCAGGGAGGGGCTGGGTGGggcagggaggggcagggaggagcAGGGTGGGGCAAGGATGGaggggtggggcagggtggggcaaggatggaggggaggggctgGGTGGGGCAGGGAGGGGCTGGGTGGGGCAGGGAGGAGCAGGGTGGGgcaaggatggaggggaggggctgggtggggcagggatggaggggaggggcgtCGTGCGCGGATCCCTGCCACTGACCGTTGTTTCTCGTTAGTTTTTACAGGTGAACAAAGTGATGTCGGTCCTGTTTTACGGCCTGCTGCTCACGTGTCTCGGAGGCGTTCAGGCGGCGGCCGTGGACAAGGGGAGCTCGTCGTCCGACGACTCTGTCAGCTCGCTGATCATCAAGATCCTGCAGGCGGACCTGCTGAAGGGGCGTGTGGCCAAGGAGGGCGAGGGCGAGGAGAGGGAGCAGCGTGCGGAGGGCGAGGCGAGGGGGCAgcccggtggtggtggtggtggtgtgggggtgggagagccGGCGGTGGCGGAGCTGCTGAGGCAGAGGCGCCGCTACCACTCGCCCCGGGTGTTGCTGAGCGAGAGACCACCTCTACAGCCGCCCCCCTTGTACGCCCTGGAGGAGTTCAGCGGCGGCCCCGAGCAGATGAACAGGACGGGCCGGCCCAAGCGGCACGCTGAGCGTCGTGGACACCGCGGGGAATACTCTGTGTGCGACAGCGAGAGCCGCTGGGTGACCGACAAGGCGGCCGCCACCGACATCAGGGGCAAGCAGGTCATGGTGCTGGGGGAGATCAAGACGGGCAACTCCGCCATCAAGCAGTACTTCTACGAGACCCGCTGCAAGGAGTCCAAGCCCGGCAAGAACGGGTGCAGGGGCATCGACGACAAACACTGGAACTCACAGTGCAAGACCAGCCAGACCTACGTGCGGGCACTCAGCAAGGAGAACAACAAGTATGTGGGCTGGCGCTGGATCCGGATAGACACATCATGTCTATGTGCCTTGTCCAGGAAACTGGGCAAGTCCTGagtccccacacccctcacccacactgtaAATACATAAATTATTACTTTAAATTATATGACTCTGCATGCAGCGTATGAATGTTCATAATTAGAGTATAGTTCACGATTTTAATTTATTAAACAAAACGTCAACACACACAGAAAGAAAGCTTCTTCCAACTCGCCCGCTCAACTAACTCAACGtttctcaagtctgaagaaggaagggtctcgacccccaaaAGGTCGcacattcctcctctccacagatgctgcacatacctcctctccacagatgctgcacattcctcctctccacagatgctgcccgtcccgctgagttactccagcgtttttgtgtctgtttttcggtgtaaaccaccagcacctgcagttccttccctactcATTTCTCAGTCGGGTCTCGCTTCTGGCGTTGGTACCTGGTCCTGGACCATCGCTGCCGCCCCTCACTCCCATCCAttctccttcactctctctcaccctccctccctctctcaccctccctccctccctctctcaccctccctccctccctctctctctctccctccctctctctctccctccctccttctctctcctcccacgTTCGCACCTCGCTCCTTCCTATTCTCCCTCCCAACAATTCTCTTCCCCACCCATTcttcccctcccattctctccacctcccacacattctctctccctccctcccacccacccacccattctcccacccacccattctcccacccacccattctctctccctcccacacattctctctcccttcccacccattctctccccctcccacccattctctccccctcccacccattctctcttcctcccacccattccctcttcagCCCGTCTCGGTGGTTGGTAAACAGTG from Rhinoraja longicauda isolate Sanriku21f chromosome 23, sRhiLon1.1, whole genome shotgun sequence carries:
- the LOC144605112 gene encoding neurotrophin-3-like isoform X5 codes for the protein MVNSVTFLQVNKVMSVLFYGLLLTCLGGVQAAAVDKGSSSSDDSVSSLIIKILQADLLKGRVAKEGEGEEREQRAEGEARGQPGGGGGGVGVGEPAVAELLRQRRRYHSPRVLLSERPPLQPPPLYALEEFSGGPEQMNRTGRPKRHAERRGHRGEYSVCDSESRWVTDKAAATDIRGKQVMVLGEIKTGNSAIKQYFYETRCKESKPGKNGCRGIDDKHWNSQCKTSQTYVRALSKENNKYVGWRWIRIDTSCLCALSRKLGKS
- the LOC144605112 gene encoding neurotrophin-3-like isoform X1 is translated as MVKERKQFLQVNKVMSVLFYGLLLTCLGGVQAAAVDKGSSSSDDSVSSLIIKILQADLLKGRVAKEGEGEEREQRAEGEARGQPGGGGGGVGVGEPAVAELLRQRRRYHSPRVLLSERPPLQPPPLYALEEFSGGPEQMNRTGRPKRHAERRGHRGEYSVCDSESRWVTDKAAATDIRGKQVMVLGEIKTGNSAIKQYFYETRCKESKPGKNGCRGIDDKHWNSQCKTSQTYVRALSKENNKYVGWRWIRIDTSCLCALSRKLGKS
- the LOC144605112 gene encoding neurotrophin-3-like isoform X3 encodes the protein MLNVLTFLQVNKVMSVLFYGLLLTCLGGVQAAAVDKGSSSSDDSVSSLIIKILQADLLKGRVAKEGEGEEREQRAEGEARGQPGGGGGGVGVGEPAVAELLRQRRRYHSPRVLLSERPPLQPPPLYALEEFSGGPEQMNRTGRPKRHAERRGHRGEYSVCDSESRWVTDKAAATDIRGKQVMVLGEIKTGNSAIKQYFYETRCKESKPGKNGCRGIDDKHWNSQCKTSQTYVRALSKENNKYVGWRWIRIDTSCLCALSRKLGKS
- the LOC144605112 gene encoding neurotrophin-3-like isoform X2 encodes the protein MVNSVTVNKVMSVLFYGLLLTCLGGVQAAAVDKGSSSSDDSVSSLIIKILQADLLKGRVAKEGEGEEREQRAEGEARGQPGGGGGGVGVGEPAVAELLRQRRRYHSPRVLLSERPPLQPPPLYALEEFSGGPEQMNRTGRPKRHAERRGHRGEYSVCDSESRWVTDKAAATDIRGKQVMVLGEIKTGNSAIKQYFYETRCKESKPGKNGCRGIDDKHWNSQCKTSQTYVRALSKENNKYVGWRWIRIDTSCLCALSRKLGKS
- the LOC144605112 gene encoding neurotrophin-3-like isoform X4 codes for the protein MSVLFYGLLLTCLGGVQAAAVDKGSSSSDDSVSSLIIKILQADLLKGRVAKEGEGEEREQRAEGEARGQPGGGGGGVGVGEPAVAELLRQRRRYHSPRVLLSERPPLQPPPLYALEEFSGGPEQMNRTGRPKRHAERRGHRGEYSVCDSESRWVTDKAAATDIRGKQVMVLGEIKTGNSAIKQYFYETRCKESKPGKNGCRGIDDKHWNSQCKTSQTYVRALSKENNKYVGWRWIRIDTSCLCALSRKLGKS